The following are from one region of the Yoonia sp. R2331 genome:
- a CDS encoding HK97 family phage prohead protease — translation MTLEHKFCQMDAGLTVTDGAEISGYASLFGKTDQGGDVVSKGAYVAALKALKDKGRTVKMLWQHDPAQPIGVWDEIREDGKGLWVKGRILQDVAKGREAAALITAGAIDGLSIGYRTVRATKDTNGGRVLSELELWEVSLVTFPMLPDARVAAKADDPADATLRELAAVFSAARSELISTDT, via the coding sequence ATGACACTTGAGCACAAGTTCTGTCAGATGGATGCCGGCCTGACTGTCACCGATGGTGCCGAAATTTCGGGTTACGCCTCGCTGTTTGGAAAAACAGACCAAGGTGGTGATGTCGTGAGCAAAGGGGCCTATGTCGCAGCGCTCAAGGCGCTGAAGGACAAGGGCCGCACGGTCAAAATGCTGTGGCAGCACGACCCGGCGCAACCCATCGGCGTTTGGGACGAAATCCGCGAGGACGGCAAGGGGCTGTGGGTCAAAGGACGCATCCTGCAGGATGTGGCGAAAGGACGAGAGGCTGCAGCACTTATCACGGCAGGCGCAATTGACGGATTGTCCATCGGATACCGCACGGTGCGCGCCACCAAAGACACCAATGGCGGCCGCGTGCTGTCAGAGCTTGAATTGTGGGAGGTCTCACTTGTGACGTTTCCCATGTTGCCCGATGCGCGGGTGGCGGCCAAGGCGGATGATCCCGCTGATGCCACATTGCGCGAATTGGCGGCCGTTTTTAGTGCCGCCCGATCCGAGCTGATCAGCACCGACACCTGA
- a CDS encoding phage major tail protein, TP901-1 family, with protein MAAQNGKDLLIKIDMTGDGLFESAAGLRASRISFNAESVDVTSLESAGGWRELLAGAGVKTASISGSGIFKDATTDERVRQVFFDGETPDFQVVIPDFGTVEGAFQISSLEYAGTHDGEATFEMSLASAGELTFVALV; from the coding sequence ATGGCTGCGCAAAACGGCAAAGACCTTTTGATCAAGATTGATATGACGGGTGACGGCCTGTTTGAAAGCGCCGCGGGGTTGCGGGCATCGCGCATCAGTTTCAACGCAGAGAGCGTGGACGTGACCAGTCTGGAAAGCGCGGGCGGCTGGCGCGAGCTTTTGGCAGGTGCCGGTGTCAAGACGGCATCAATTTCCGGGTCCGGAATTTTCAAGGACGCCACGACGGATGAGCGGGTGCGTCAGGTCTTTTTTGATGGCGAGACGCCAGACTTTCAGGTCGTCATCCCGGACTTTGGCACGGTCGAGGGGGCGTTCCAGATCTCATCCCTCGAGTATGCGGGAACGCATGACGGAGAGGCCACGTTTGAGATGTCATTGGCGTCTGCCGGCGAACTAACGTTTGTTGCGCTGGTCTGA
- a CDS encoding rcc01693 family protein produces the protein MDWQALMHAGLHHLHLHPDAFWRLSPAELSMMLGGGARHQPLNRERLNALLQSYPDTPGKKDETHG, from the coding sequence ATGGATTGGCAAGCCTTGATGCACGCAGGCCTGCACCATTTGCACCTGCATCCCGATGCGTTCTGGCGGCTAAGCCCGGCTGAACTGTCGATGATGCTGGGCGGTGGTGCGCGTCACCAACCGTTGAACCGGGAACGCCTGAACGCGCTGTTGCAAAGCTATCCCGACACGCCGGGCAAGAAGGATGAAACACATGGATGA
- a CDS encoding DNA-packaging protein, protein MLPYLFAFWAMPHQLAPEGDWRTWVILGGRGAGKTRAGAEWVRTMVEGPTQTLQGQAQRIALVGETIEQAREVMIFGESGILAMSPPAFRPDWVAGRKMLQWENGATAQLFSAFDPESLRGPQFDGAWVDELAKWPHPDEAWDMLQFGLRLGEAPRATVTTTPRNVPLLRRLLETDSTRMTRATTFDNAANLAPSFLKEVQGRYAGTRLGRQELDGALLTDVQGGLWDMDDVARQVVSTAPEMDRIVVAVDPPVSGHARSDACGIIVAGVVMKGPPYEWRAYVLEDASVAAAAPLTWAKAAVAALHRHQADRLVAEVNQGGDLVETVIRSVDPLVPVKGLHASRGKAARAEPVAALYAQGRVAHVRGLQDLEAEMGQMTLLGFEGKGSPDRVDALVWALTELMLIPAKSWAAPQVRGL, encoded by the coding sequence ATGCTGCCCTACCTCTTTGCCTTTTGGGCGATGCCGCATCAACTGGCACCGGAGGGGGATTGGCGGACCTGGGTCATCTTGGGTGGGCGCGGCGCGGGTAAGACCCGCGCCGGGGCCGAATGGGTGCGCACGATGGTCGAAGGGCCAACGCAGACCTTGCAAGGACAGGCACAGCGCATCGCACTGGTGGGCGAGACGATTGAGCAGGCCCGCGAGGTCATGATCTTTGGTGAAAGCGGGATTCTTGCGATGTCGCCACCTGCATTTCGTCCTGATTGGGTCGCCGGCCGCAAAATGCTGCAATGGGAGAACGGGGCAACAGCGCAGTTATTCTCTGCTTTTGATCCAGAAAGCCTGCGCGGACCGCAGTTTGATGGGGCATGGGTGGATGAATTGGCAAAATGGCCGCATCCCGACGAAGCCTGGGATATGTTGCAATTTGGGTTGCGGTTGGGTGAGGCGCCGCGCGCGACGGTCACGACGACGCCGCGCAACGTTCCGTTGTTGCGGAGGTTGTTGGAAACTGACAGCACGCGGATGACACGTGCGACGACATTCGACAATGCCGCGAACCTTGCGCCCAGTTTTCTAAAGGAAGTGCAGGGCCGCTATGCTGGGACACGGCTGGGTCGGCAAGAACTGGACGGTGCTTTGTTGACGGATGTGCAAGGGGGCCTGTGGGACATGGATGATGTCGCGCGGCAGGTTGTCAGCACAGCACCTGAGATGGATCGCATTGTCGTGGCAGTTGATCCGCCGGTCAGCGGACATGCCCGGTCGGATGCCTGCGGAATCATTGTAGCGGGTGTCGTGATGAAAGGGCCGCCATATGAATGGCGAGCTTATGTGCTGGAGGACGCAAGTGTTGCGGCGGCAGCGCCGCTGACTTGGGCCAAAGCGGCCGTAGCCGCCTTGCACCGGCACCAGGCAGACCGCTTGGTCGCAGAGGTGAACCAAGGCGGTGATTTGGTTGAGACAGTCATCCGCAGCGTTGATCCATTGGTACCTGTGAAAGGCTTGCACGCCTCGCGCGGGAAAGCCGCACGCGCAGAACCTGTGGCGGCGCTGTACGCGCAGGGCAGGGTAGCCCATGTCAGAGGGCTGCAAGACCTTGAGGCTGAGATGGGCCAGATGACGCTGCTGGGATTTGAGGGAAAAGGATCGCCCGACCGTGTTGACGCGCTTGTCTGGGCGTTAACAGAGCTGATGCTGATCCCCGCCAAGTCATGGGCGGCACCGCAAGTGCGTGGATTGTAG
- a CDS encoding phage major capsid protein, with protein MTQTETKSRTGEDLSPAEELRTAISGFVSEFKTFSTGIDAKMQKQEDRMNKLDRKTMMAGRPALAMAAAEEAPHQKAFAAYLRSGDDEGLRGLSLEGKAMSSAVAADGGYLVDPQTADAIQSTLSSTASIRSIASVVNVDATSYDVLIDHTELGAGWATETDPTAETDSPQIDRITIPLHELSALPKASQRLLDDSAFDIEGWLAGRIADKFARSEADAFVNGDGVDKPMGIMTYPTVDNGVWAWGNLGYVPTGVDGGIGDADAVIDLVYALGAEYRAGAAFVMNSRTAGLVRKLKDADGRFLWSDGLAAGEPARLLGYPVLIAEDMPDAGSDATPIAFGDFAAGYTVAERPDLRVLRDPFSAKPHVLFYATKRVGGAVSDYAAIKLLKFGTS; from the coding sequence ATGACACAGACCGAGACCAAGTCTCGGACCGGGGAAGATCTGTCTCCGGCCGAGGAGCTGCGTACCGCGATCAGCGGGTTTGTCAGCGAATTCAAGACATTCTCAACCGGCATTGACGCCAAGATGCAAAAACAGGAAGACCGCATGAACAAGCTTGACCGTAAGACGATGATGGCAGGCCGCCCCGCTTTGGCGATGGCTGCTGCAGAGGAAGCACCGCACCAGAAGGCTTTTGCAGCCTACTTGCGGTCCGGCGACGACGAAGGCCTGCGCGGGCTAAGCCTAGAAGGCAAGGCGATGAGCTCTGCCGTGGCAGCAGACGGCGGTTATCTGGTTGATCCGCAGACAGCAGACGCCATTCAAAGCACGCTGAGCAGTACGGCGTCGATCCGGTCCATCGCCAGCGTCGTGAACGTTGATGCGACATCTTACGATGTGCTGATTGATCACACCGAACTGGGTGCAGGTTGGGCCACCGAGACCGACCCGACGGCTGAGACAGACAGCCCGCAGATCGACCGGATCACAATTCCACTGCATGAATTGTCCGCTTTGCCAAAGGCGAGCCAGCGCCTGCTTGATGACAGCGCCTTTGATATTGAGGGATGGCTGGCCGGTCGGATTGCAGACAAGTTTGCCCGGTCCGAAGCCGATGCATTCGTGAACGGTGACGGTGTCGACAAGCCAATGGGCATCATGACTTATCCAACTGTCGACAATGGCGTCTGGGCCTGGGGCAATCTTGGCTATGTGCCAACTGGCGTTGACGGTGGCATTGGCGATGCGGATGCGGTTATTGATCTGGTCTATGCATTGGGTGCCGAATATCGCGCCGGGGCTGCTTTTGTGATGAACAGCCGCACTGCTGGTCTGGTTCGCAAGTTGAAAGACGCGGATGGGCGGTTCTTGTGGTCTGACGGTCTTGCTGCGGGTGAACCTGCGCGATTGCTGGGCTATCCGGTGCTGATTGCGGAAGACATGCCTGATGCAGGGTCTGATGCCACACCTATCGCCTTTGGTGACTTTGCCGCCGGCTACACCGTTGCAGAGCGTCCGGACCTGCGCGTTCTACGCGATCCGTTCTCGGCCAAGCCACATGTGCTGTTTTATGCCACCAAGCGCGTTGGTGGAGCCGTGAGCGACTACGCGGCCATCAAGTTGTTGAAGTTTGGCACCAGCTAA
- a CDS encoding NlpC/P60 family protein, with amino-acid sequence MSEIVAEAYRWIGTPYVHQASVRGAGCDCLGLIRGVWRQVHGAEPEQAPHYSPDWGEPQGEELLLQAASRHMAQCADVDDWTPGQILLFRMREGSIAKHLGILSQAEPDPCFVHAYARHGVVESPLTDPWRRRIAARFEFQKR; translated from the coding sequence TTGAGCGAGATCGTCGCCGAAGCCTATCGTTGGATTGGAACGCCCTATGTGCATCAGGCCTCTGTCCGGGGGGCAGGGTGCGATTGCCTTGGCCTGATCCGGGGTGTCTGGCGGCAAGTTCACGGTGCCGAGCCTGAACAGGCGCCGCATTATTCCCCCGATTGGGGCGAGCCGCAGGGCGAAGAGCTACTGTTGCAAGCCGCGTCGCGACATATGGCGCAATGTGCCGATGTAGACGATTGGACCCCAGGCCAGATCCTGCTGTTTCGGATGCGCGAAGGCAGTATTGCCAAGCATCTGGGCATTCTCAGTCAAGCTGAACCCGACCCATGTTTTGTGCACGCCTATGCGCGACATGGTGTGGTTGAAAGCCCGCTGACAGACCCATGGCGCCGCCGTATCGCGGCGCGTTTTGAATTTCAGAAGAGGTAA
- the mltG gene encoding endolytic transglycosylase MltG yields MWRHIASNALTFFVVALFLAGGVIAWGSSQYTAPGPLAQAMCLRVESGSNMRRVAETLEAQGAVSSPAIFRMGVDYAGKSGDLKAGSFRVAEGASMEEIADIITRGGQNTCGTEIIYRVGVNSQQVQVRELDPASNRFVDLARFDPSEAEPEAYQAAREDSDTSYNVVLAEGVTSWQVREALNNLNVLEGTIDDIPPEGSLAPDSYEFRPGDNPNDLIAQMTAAQTAFLAEAWAGRTDGLPLQSPEEALILASIVEKETGVPEERRQVASVFVNRLNQGMKLQTDPTVIYGVTKGEGVLGRGLRQSELRRETPWNTYVIPALPPTPIANPGRESILAALDPDTTDFIFFVADGTGGHAFATNLEDHNRNVARWREIEADRAANNDG; encoded by the coding sequence ATGTGGCGACATATCGCGTCTAATGCACTGACGTTCTTTGTGGTTGCGCTGTTCCTTGCGGGTGGCGTGATTGCTTGGGGTAGCAGTCAGTACACGGCACCGGGACCTTTGGCACAAGCGATGTGTCTGCGGGTTGAAAGCGGGAGCAACATGCGCCGCGTCGCTGAGACGCTTGAGGCGCAAGGTGCTGTCTCTTCGCCCGCCATTTTTCGGATGGGTGTGGATTATGCAGGCAAGTCCGGTGATCTGAAAGCAGGGAGTTTCCGCGTGGCCGAGGGTGCCTCGATGGAAGAGATCGCCGATATCATCACGCGTGGTGGGCAAAACACCTGCGGGACAGAGATCATTTACCGTGTCGGTGTGAATTCGCAGCAGGTGCAGGTTCGAGAGCTTGACCCGGCCAGCAATCGGTTTGTTGATCTGGCGCGCTTTGATCCAAGTGAGGCAGAGCCTGAGGCGTATCAGGCCGCGCGCGAGGATAGCGACACCAGCTATAACGTGGTTTTGGCCGAAGGCGTCACAAGTTGGCAGGTACGCGAGGCGCTGAATAATCTGAATGTGCTGGAAGGTACGATTGACGACATTCCGCCTGAGGGAAGCTTGGCTCCCGACAGCTATGAGTTTCGGCCGGGCGACAACCCCAATGACCTGATTGCGCAAATGACCGCTGCGCAGACGGCGTTCTTGGCCGAGGCATGGGCAGGCCGGACGGATGGGTTGCCGCTGCAATCACCTGAAGAAGCATTGATCCTTGCCAGCATCGTTGAGAAAGAAACGGGCGTACCGGAAGAACGACGGCAGGTTGCGAGCGTGTTTGTGAACCGTTTGAACCAAGGGATGAAACTACAGACTGACCCGACAGTCATTTATGGTGTTACCAAGGGTGAAGGTGTGTTGGGGCGTGGCTTGCGGCAGTCTGAGTTGCGGCGCGAAACCCCTTGGAATACCTATGTTATTCCAGCGCTTCCGCCGACGCCGATCGCAAACCCGGGCCGCGAGAGCATTCTGGCCGCACTTGATCCTGATACGACAGATTTCATCTTCTTTGTGGCCGACGGAACCGGAGGTCATGCCTTTGCAACCAATCTGGAAGACCACAACCGCAATGTCGCGCGGTGGCGTGAGATTGAGGCTGATCGGGCTGCCAACAACGACGGCTAA
- a CDS encoding head-tail connector protein, with product MMLTELTTVPPTVLPVSQFKNHLRLGSGFSDDGLQDEMLEGFLRAALAAIEARTGKILVTRDFSWTITGWRDEQRQPLPLAPVHAIIRMVLIARDGSEILIPDHRYQLEKDDQRPSVLATSSCLPSIPTGGSLKVEVVAGYGADWTDLPIDLRQAVMMLAAHFYEYRHEAALHGGTMPFGVSALIDRYRTVRLFMGSGQ from the coding sequence ATGATGTTAACCGAGCTGACGACCGTGCCACCAACTGTGTTGCCGGTGTCCCAATTCAAGAACCACCTGCGCTTGGGCTCTGGCTTTTCTGACGATGGGCTGCAGGACGAGATGCTTGAAGGTTTCCTGCGCGCAGCGCTCGCGGCTATTGAAGCCCGGACCGGCAAGATTTTGGTGACGCGCGACTTTTCCTGGACCATCACAGGTTGGCGCGACGAACAACGCCAGCCGCTGCCGCTGGCACCGGTGCACGCGATCATCCGAATGGTGCTGATTGCGCGCGACGGGAGCGAGATCCTGATCCCCGACCACCGGTATCAATTGGAAAAGGACGACCAGCGCCCCTCTGTTCTGGCAACGTCAAGCTGTTTGCCGAGTATCCCCACGGGCGGAAGCCTGAAGGTCGAGGTTGTTGCAGGCTATGGCGCTGATTGGACGGATCTGCCGATTGATCTGCGGCAGGCTGTGATGATGTTGGCAGCGCACTTCTACGAATATCGGCATGAGGCGGCGCTGCACGGAGGAACAATGCCGTTTGGCGTATCTGCCCTGATTGATCGGTACCGCACGGTGCGGCTGTTCATGGGAAGCGGCCAATGA
- a CDS encoding DUF2163 domain-containing protein, with translation MSVQGLLDHLKTGQTHVCQCWAITRKDGVTFGFTDHDNPLKFDGITFLADSGMSAKALAASTGLSVNNTDAMGLLQSDVIKEADIVAGRFDGAAVKTWLVQWDAVDNRQIRFAGTIGEITRKSGQFEAELRGLTEALNQPQGRSYLRSCSAVLGDAACGFNLNSATYRLTADVLDVVENRTFLVNAGPYVDRWFEQGILTVMTGEASDLTGAIKHDRKEGNRHRITLWHPIRAEVAVGDTLRIDAGCDKRAETCRVKFDNFINFQGFPDMPGEDWLMSVPRSSDDSDGGSLVR, from the coding sequence ATGAGCGTGCAGGGGCTTCTGGATCATCTCAAAACCGGGCAGACCCATGTGTGTCAGTGTTGGGCCATCACCCGTAAGGACGGTGTGACGTTTGGCTTCACCGACCATGATAATCCGCTGAAGTTTGATGGCATCACCTTTCTGGCCGACAGCGGTATGAGCGCCAAGGCGCTTGCTGCCAGCACCGGATTGTCTGTGAACAACACGGACGCGATGGGGCTTTTGCAGTCGGATGTCATCAAAGAGGCCGATATTGTCGCGGGTCGTTTCGATGGGGCGGCTGTCAAGACGTGGCTTGTGCAATGGGATGCGGTGGACAACCGGCAGATTCGCTTTGCAGGCACGATTGGCGAGATCACACGCAAATCAGGCCAATTCGAAGCAGAGCTGCGCGGGCTGACCGAGGCGCTAAACCAGCCACAAGGGCGGTCTTATCTACGCAGCTGTTCGGCGGTGTTGGGTGATGCGGCCTGTGGTTTTAACCTCAACTCTGCCACTTATCGGTTGACGGCTGATGTTCTTGACGTAGTGGAAAATCGCACATTCCTTGTGAACGCCGGACCTTATGTGGACCGTTGGTTTGAGCAAGGCATCTTGACAGTGATGACGGGCGAGGCATCCGACCTGACCGGTGCCATCAAGCACGACCGCAAGGAGGGGAACCGCCACAGGATCACACTGTGGCATCCAATCCGCGCAGAGGTTGCGGTCGGGGATACACTGCGGATCGACGCCGGATGCGACAAGCGCGCAGAGACTTGTAGGGTCAAATTCGACAATTTTATCAACTTTCAGGGCTTTCCGGACATGCCCGGTGAAGACTGGCTGATGTCGGTGCCGCGGTCTTCTGATGACAGCGATGGCGGGAGCCTTGTTCGTTGA
- a CDS encoding TIGR02217 family protein yields MSFHEVRFPANLSFGAIGGPERRTEVVTLANGFEERNTPWAHSRRRYDAGMGLRSLDDVEQLVSFFEARQGQLFAFRWKDWGDYKSSCPSEDASSQDQIIFTGDETTRKVQLIKTYVSGSQSYERPIRKPVEGTVRISVGGDEKQDGIDYTVDVKTGIVTFTHPPDLGAIVRAGYEFDVPVRFDSDRIATAVASFQAGQAPSVPVVEVRI; encoded by the coding sequence ATGTCATTCCACGAAGTCCGATTTCCGGCAAACCTCAGCTTTGGCGCGATTGGCGGGCCTGAGCGCCGGACCGAGGTTGTCACCCTTGCCAATGGCTTTGAAGAGCGCAACACACCTTGGGCCCATTCCCGCAGGCGCTATGACGCCGGAATGGGTTTGCGGTCGCTAGATGATGTAGAGCAGTTGGTGTCGTTCTTTGAAGCTCGCCAAGGTCAGCTTTTTGCATTTCGCTGGAAAGACTGGGGCGACTACAAATCGTCATGCCCGTCAGAGGACGCGTCTTCACAGGATCAGATCATCTTTACCGGCGATGAGACGACCCGAAAGGTGCAGCTGATCAAGACCTATGTGTCGGGCAGTCAAAGCTATGAACGCCCCATTCGCAAGCCGGTGGAAGGCACTGTACGAATTTCGGTCGGCGGTGACGAGAAGCAGGACGGAATTGACTACACAGTAGATGTCAAAACCGGGATTGTGACATTCACGCATCCGCCTGATCTAGGGGCAATAGTGCGTGCAGGTTATGAATTTGACGTACCCGTCCGATTTGATTCCGATCGGATCGCCACTGCGGTTGCCAGTTTTCAGGCCGGCCAGGCGCCATCCGTTCCAGTTGTCGAGGTGCGGATATGA
- a CDS encoding DUF3168 domain-containing protein encodes MSYAISSALQAAVFQRLSNDAALVALVSGNIFDAIPSGSVPAIYVALGPEKVRDASDNLAHGAWHEFTISVVSESPGFAQAKEAAGIISDALVDADLVLTRGTLIGLRFRRATAARVGTGDMRRIDMVFRARVSDT; translated from the coding sequence ATGAGCTATGCGATTTCTTCGGCGTTGCAGGCGGCGGTGTTTCAGCGCCTTTCGAATGATGCTGCGTTGGTGGCCCTTGTCAGCGGCAACATCTTTGATGCGATCCCAAGTGGGTCGGTCCCAGCCATCTATGTGGCCCTTGGGCCAGAGAAGGTGCGGGATGCATCCGACAATCTGGCCCATGGCGCATGGCATGAGTTTACCATCTCTGTCGTGAGCGAAAGCCCCGGTTTTGCGCAAGCGAAAGAGGCTGCGGGTATTATTTCCGACGCCCTCGTGGATGCCGACCTGGTGCTGACACGCGGCACGCTGATCGGGTTGCGCTTTCGCCGCGCTACGGCTGCGCGGGTAGGAACAGGCGACATGCGCCGTATCGATATGGTTTTCCGCGCTCGTGTTTCCGACACGTAG
- a CDS encoding phage portal protein, giving the protein MFQFFGKGDATAAAVAETKASAAGRVIAWSTQGRVAWSARDTGSLTKTGFASNPIGFRAVKLIAEAAAAVPLVLQDQKQRYDVHPILELLSRPNAGQGRAELLENLFGQLLLTGNAYIEAVGDEGLPGELHVLRSDRMSLVPGADGWPVAYEYNVNGRKHRFTLQGGASPVCHIKSFHPQDDHYGLSAMQAAAGAIDVHNAASSWSKALLDNAARPSGAIVYKGAEGQAQLSSDQYDRLLSEMESHHQGARNAGRPMLLEGGLDWKPMGFSPSDMEFQKTKEAAAREIAVAFGVPPMLLGITGDATYANYQEANRAFYRLTVLPLVTRVSGAIADWLSDYTAEVVELRPDLDQIPALSIERDAQWRRIAEASFLTASEKRALLGLPVQEVGNEG; this is encoded by the coding sequence ATGTTCCAGTTTTTTGGCAAGGGCGACGCGACGGCTGCGGCGGTTGCGGAAACAAAAGCCTCGGCTGCGGGCCGTGTGATCGCATGGTCGACGCAAGGCCGCGTTGCTTGGTCGGCACGCGACACCGGGTCACTGACCAAGACCGGTTTTGCGTCCAACCCGATTGGGTTCCGCGCCGTGAAGCTGATTGCAGAAGCTGCCGCCGCAGTACCGTTGGTCCTGCAAGATCAAAAACAGCGCTATGATGTTCACCCCATTCTAGAGCTTCTTTCGCGTCCGAATGCGGGGCAAGGGCGCGCCGAATTGCTGGAGAACCTGTTTGGGCAGCTCCTTTTGACTGGCAACGCCTATATCGAGGCCGTTGGTGATGAAGGTTTGCCCGGTGAGTTGCATGTGCTGCGCTCTGACCGGATGAGCCTTGTCCCTGGTGCGGATGGCTGGCCGGTTGCATATGAATACAACGTCAACGGTCGTAAGCATCGCTTTACCTTGCAAGGTGGTGCGAGCCCGGTGTGTCATATCAAATCGTTCCATCCACAAGACGACCACTACGGCTTGTCAGCCATGCAGGCCGCTGCGGGCGCGATTGACGTCCACAATGCGGCTTCCAGCTGGTCCAAAGCCCTTTTGGACAATGCCGCGCGACCATCCGGTGCGATTGTCTACAAAGGGGCCGAAGGGCAGGCACAGCTATCATCTGATCAATATGACCGCTTGCTGAGCGAGATGGAGAGCCACCATCAGGGCGCGCGCAATGCTGGTCGACCGATGTTGCTTGAAGGTGGGTTGGACTGGAAGCCGATGGGCTTTTCGCCTTCGGACATGGAGTTCCAAAAGACCAAAGAGGCGGCCGCCCGCGAGATTGCTGTTGCCTTTGGTGTGCCACCGATGCTGCTGGGGATTACGGGCGACGCCACCTACGCCAACTACCAGGAAGCCAACCGGGCATTCTATCGTCTGACGGTCTTGCCGCTGGTGACGCGGGTCAGTGGTGCGATTGCTGACTGGCTTTCGGATTATACTGCAGAGGTCGTCGAGCTACGCCCTGATCTGGACCAAATTCCAGCCCTGTCGATTGAGCGCGATGCGCAATGGCGGCGCATTGCAGAGGCGAGTTTTCTGACCGCATCGGAGAAGCGCGCACTTCTTGGGCTGCCGGTGCAGGAGGTGGGCAATGAAGGATAA
- a CDS encoding gene transfer agent family protein encodes MVNPLAGEVSITIDGVPHVAKLTLGALAELEDALDEESLVALVQRFEQQRYASRDVMALIVAGLRGGGWSGRSEDLLSADIGGGPIEAARLAATLLARAFAPMG; translated from the coding sequence ATGGTGAACCCATTGGCAGGGGAGGTGTCGATCACCATTGATGGTGTGCCTCATGTCGCAAAGCTGACATTGGGCGCACTGGCTGAACTTGAGGACGCGTTGGACGAAGAGAGCCTCGTAGCGCTTGTCCAACGGTTTGAGCAGCAGCGCTATGCAAGCCGGGATGTCATGGCGCTGATCGTGGCTGGGCTGCGTGGTGGTGGCTGGTCTGGCCGGTCCGAGGATTTGTTGTCAGCAGATATTGGCGGTGGGCCGATTGAAGCCGCGCGCTTGGCAGCGACGCTTCTCGCGCGTGCATTTGCGCCGATGGGATGA
- a CDS encoding phage tail tape measure protein, whose product MDDFERFDDLEANVSALEQTLGDASALTASFDSELRAVQVTLGETTRDLGNLERGFAGGLRKAFDGLVFDGMKLTDALNSVAQSMIDTAYSAAISPITDHLGGMLSDGINSAVSGLMPYANGAPFSQGRVMPFANGGVVSSATTFPMRGGTGLMGEAGPEAIMPLARGSDGKLGVRGGAGGSVNVTMNISTPDAQSFQRSQGQIAAQMARVLGRGQRNR is encoded by the coding sequence ATGGATGATTTCGAACGGTTCGACGACCTAGAGGCCAATGTGAGCGCACTTGAGCAAACGTTAGGCGATGCTTCTGCCTTGACGGCGAGCTTTGATAGTGAACTGCGCGCTGTTCAGGTGACGTTGGGCGAAACAACGCGCGATCTGGGAAACCTGGAGCGCGGGTTCGCCGGCGGGTTGCGCAAGGCCTTTGATGGTTTGGTGTTTGATGGCATGAAGTTGACGGACGCCCTGAACTCGGTCGCGCAATCGATGATTGATACGGCCTATTCGGCGGCGATTTCCCCGATCACGGATCATTTGGGCGGCATGCTATCTGACGGTATCAATTCCGCTGTTTCGGGGCTGATGCCTTATGCGAACGGTGCGCCATTCAGTCAGGGCAGGGTGATGCCCTTTGCCAATGGTGGTGTGGTGTCCAGCGCCACGACGTTTCCAATGCGTGGCGGCACCGGGCTGATGGGTGAAGCCGGGCCAGAGGCAATCATGCCGCTCGCACGCGGCTCTGACGGAAAGCTGGGTGTACGTGGCGGCGCGGGCGGCTCGGTCAATGTCACCATGAACATCTCAACCCCGGATGCGCAATCGTTTCAGCGTTCACAGGGGCAAATCGCTGCACAAATGGCGCGCGTCCTCGGACGTGGTCAACGTAACCGCTGA
- a CDS encoding head-tail adaptor protein has product MKAPVLNRQLTLEDSYRVPDNAGGFTTEWQPLGQLWAQVIAGTGREQAVNALPLSRVPYKVTVRAAPVGAPSRPHAGQRFREGSRIFSINAVTEQDSEGRYLLCQAQEEVAV; this is encoded by the coding sequence ATGAAAGCCCCGGTTCTAAATCGCCAGCTGACGCTGGAAGACAGTTACCGCGTGCCAGATAACGCTGGTGGTTTTACCACCGAATGGCAGCCGCTGGGGCAGCTTTGGGCACAAGTCATTGCAGGTACCGGTCGCGAGCAGGCAGTGAACGCATTGCCCTTGTCACGTGTACCATACAAGGTGACCGTGCGTGCAGCACCCGTTGGTGCGCCCTCGCGGCCCCATGCGGGGCAGCGGTTTCGCGAAGGTTCGCGCATCTTCTCAATCAATGCAGTCACGGAACAAGACAGCGAAGGCCGGTACCTGCTGTGTCAGGCGCAGGAAGAGGTGGCAGTATGA